One window of the Zea mays cultivar B73 chromosome 3, Zm-B73-REFERENCE-NAM-5.0, whole genome shotgun sequence genome contains the following:
- the LOC103651305 gene encoding uncharacterized protein isoform X1 yields MEFGAGGSRWPLPRGDAAEARPPPPPGDREEVASPRFDSSRALRLLRELGTNVTEDLVVLMPNLLSFLKHDDPATVKQSIASGTNLFPAVLEEMTLQVNKCGKLETWLEDMWACMKQFKDAVCGVMNEPGPIATKLLALKFVETWILCCTPQANSDQVQPTEGKNWRFDTSRSSQFHPSLDPAILEADAHRALLLLLDILRTAYAHRGSFLVGTINSLAAVVKIRPIYYDRVLPVLLDFDPGLETAKGAHSASLRYAVRAAFLGFLRSPHQAMIESKDILVRRLRVLSPGEAMEQNIRQAEKMSRNIERASRASKDESTSWEMPYGDINRKKPAVRSSDTFTTSDGIAKRARFDMSATSNLPVLGLSDYSDMQADNDASVGHSSDPAILNNEVSPVEKMIEMIGALLAEGERGAESLGILVSTVEADVMADIVIETMKHLPEASFHLATNNGVQQLNFKYSSGLVTQNLPANSDSTLFTAQSTPTADGVSISPSDAFVMTSVHDAKRDPRRDPRRLDPRRIVSSSAVNSIQVKMETNSVHQTDNLSNTLYSNSRKAENYSDYQGDLHKNEGEQQSASQPNQTIAKDKLELLDVVTEPEPTFEVEAPVDVRIHSSDVDEDIVKPMSSVVNSLDESDSMDLEVDPFLPAPKAPTPDDTNDDLPIITSQLELSEKGKISINKLAIGRILDDYKKNSFNARFSLLAHLIAQSAADDNIMDLIQRHIIFHSHDQEGYELAMHVLYQLQSISVANSPESSTSTSKHYEKFFISLARSLIDSLPASDKSFSKLLCDAPYLPESLFRLLEDLCMSEDNSQQLKDGDGDRVTQGLGTVWSLILGRPPLRHVCLDIALKCAAHSQDEVRGKAVRLVAKRLYDLTYATEKIEQFAIESLVGVANEHTVDTDINSKSLKESTAEQIEVGSQGTSVSGSQIPDTEFSENGPFKTSSVSTKQSAVSVSEAKRRTSLFFALCTKRSSLLQHLFNAYGRSPKVVKQCIHWHMPNLIRNLGPSCPELLNIIHNPPEGSEHLITLTLQTLTEDSNPSADLVAAVKQLYNTKLKDASILIPLLPSFPKEEVLPIFPRLVDLPLERFQDVLARILQGTAHTGPALTPAEVLIAIHDINPEKDKVALKKVTDACTACFEQRTVFTQQVLEKSLNQLVDRIPIPLLFMRTVIQALDAFPALVDFVMGILSRLIDKQIWKMPKLWVGFLKLSFQTQPRSFDVLLQLPPPQLEFMLNKYPNLRTPLSSFVNQRNMHNTLPRQILNILGIFSETQQAPMAFVTATLQTADATTSLPGATLM; encoded by the exons ATTGCTGAGAGAGCTTGGCACAAATGTTACAGAAGATTTGGTTGTGCTGATGCCAAATTTGCTGTCATTTTTGAAGCATGATGATCCTGCGACTGTTAAGCAATCTATAGCTAGTGGGACAAATTTATTTCCTGCTGTATTGGAAGAGATGACACTACAG GTTAACAAGTGCGGAAAACTTGAAACTTGGCTTGAAGACATGTGGGCTTGTATGAAGCAGTTCAAAGATGCAGTCTGTGGTGTGATGAATGAG CCAGGCCCTATTGCAACTAAACTACTTGCTCTAAAGTTTGTGGAAACATGGATTTTGTGTTGCACACCTCAAGCCAACAGTGACCAAGTACAGCCAACTGAGG GAAAAAACTGGAGATTTGATACTTCACGATCATCTCAATTTCATCCTAGCCTTGATCCTGCTATTTTGGAAGCTGATGCACATCGagctctcctcctcctcctggaTATTCTGCGAACAGCTTATGCCCATCGAGGGTCCTTCCTAGTTGGCACCATCAACTC TCTTGCAGCAGTTGTAAAGATCCGACCGATTTACTATGACCGCGTGTTGCCAGTTTTGCTTGATTTTGACCCTGGCTTGGAGACTGCAAAGGGGGCACATTCAGCAAGCCTGCGGTATGCTGTAAGAGCAGCTTTTTTGGGGTTTCTACGGAGTCCCCACCAGGCAATGATTGAG TCTAAAGACATATTGGTAAGGCGGCTGCGTGTTCTCAGCCCTGGTGAGGCAATGGAACAAAATattaggcaggcagagaagatgTCTAGAAATATAGAGCGTGCTTCTCGTGCTAGCAAG GATGAGTCTACATCATGGGAGATGCCTTATGGAGATATAAATCGGAAGAAACCTGCTGTTCGATCAAGTGATACTTTTACTACGTCTGATGGCATAGCTAAGAGAGCAAGATTTGACATGTCTGCCACTTCAAACCTGCCAGTTCTGGGATTGTCTGATTATTCTGATATGCAGGCTGACAATGATGCCAGTGTGGGTCATTCATCCGATCCAGCTATATTGAATAATGAAGTGTCTCCTGTCGAGAAGATGATTGAAATGATTGGCGCTTTGCTTGCTGAAGGAGAAAGAGGAGCTGAATCCTTGGGTATTCTTGTCTCAACAGTAGAGGCAGATGTCATGGCCGACATTGTGATAGAAACAATGAAACATCTACCGGAAGCTTCATTTCATTTAGCAACAAATAACGGTGTCCAGCAACTGAATTTTAAATATTCCTCTGGTCTCGTAACACAAAACCTTCCAGCCAATTCAGACTCCACACTATTCACTGCACAATCTACACCCACAGCAGATGGAGTCAGCATCTCACCATCTGATGCCTTTGTTATGACTAGCGTTCATGATGCTAAGCGTGATCCAAGAAGG GACCCTCGTCGCCTCGATCCGCGTCGGATAGTTTCATCTTCTGCTGTAAATTCGATACAGGTGAAGATGGAAACCAATAGTGTGCATCAAACAGATAATTTGTCGAACACACTCTACTCCAATTCTCGGAAGGCTGAAAACTATTCAGACTATCAAGGAGATTTACACAAAAATGAAGGTGAACAGCAGTCAGCTTCTCAACCTAATCAAACAATTGCCAAAGACAAGTTGGAGCTTCTGGATGTTGTCACTGAACCGGAGCCAACATTTGAAGTCGAGGCACCAGTGGATGTCAGGATTCATTCTTCTGATGTTGATGAAGATATAGTGAAACCCATGTCTTCAGTGGTTAATTCACTTGACGAATCCGATAGCATGGATTTAGAGGTTGACCCCTTTTTACCAGCTCCAAAGGCACCAACACCAGACGACACCAATGATGACTTGCCAATTATTACATCTCAGTTGGAATTAAGTGAAAAAGGGAAAATCTCAATTAACAAACTAGCCATTGGCCGGATACTTGATGATTACAAGAAAAATAGTTTCAATGCCAGATTTTCTTTGCTTGCTCATTTGATCGCGCAG AGTGCTGCTGATGATAACATTATGGATTTGATTCAGAGGCACATTATCTTTCACTCACATGATCAGGAG GGGTATGAACTGGCAATGCATGTGTTGTATCAGCTGCAGAGTATCAGTGTTGCTAATTCACCAGAAAGCTCTACCTCCACCTCTAAACATTACGAGAAGTTCTTTATATCACTT GCGAGGTCCTTGATTGATTCACTGCCTGCTTCAGACAAATCTTTTAGCAAACTTTTATGCGATGCACCATATCTACCTGAGTCTTTGTTTAGATTACTGGAGGATCTTTGCATGTCAGAAGACAACAGCCAACAATTAAAGGATGGAGATGGGGACCGTGTTACCCAAGGCCTGGGAACTGTATGGAGCCTTATCTTGGGTCGGCCTCCGCTTCGCCATGTTTGCTTGGATATTGCTCTGAAG TGTGCTGCCCACTCTCAAGATGAAGTCAGGGGAAAAGCAGTTAGATTG GTTGCAAAAAGGCTCTATGATCTAACATATGCAACAGAAAAAATAGAGCAGTTTGCCATAGAGAGCCTTGTGGGAGTTGCTAATGAGCATACTGTGGACACAGATATTAATTCGAAATCTTTGAAAGAATCGACAGCTGAG CAGATTGAGGTAGGTAGTCAGGGAACTTCAGTAAGTGGCTCCCAGATCCCAGATACTGAGTTCTCTGAAAATGGGCCATTCAAGACATCATCGGTTTCTACAAAACAGTCAGCAGTATCTGTATCTGAGGCAAAGCGGCGTACTTCTTTGTTCTTTGCACTTTGCACCAAG AGATCTAGTCTTCTTCAACATCTGTTCAATGCTTATGGAAGGTCCCCAAAAGTTGTCAAGCAG TGTATCCATTGGCATATGCCCAACCTTATAAGAAATCTGGGGCCCTCGTGTCCTGAATTGCTGAACATTATTCATAATCCACCTGAAGGCAGTGAACATCTTATTACCTTG ACACTGCAAACATTGACTGAAGATTCAAATCCCTCAGCTGACCTAGTTGCTGCTGTTAAACAATTATATAATACCAAGCTGAAG GATGCATCTATTCTGATTCCCTTACTGCCTTCATTTCCAAAGGAGGAG GTATTGCCTATATTTCCTAGGCTAGTTGATCTCCCGCTTGAGAGATTCCAAGACGTACTTGCTCGGATATTGCAG GGAACTGCTCATACTGGTCCAGCATTGACTCCTGCTGAAGTTCTCATTGCAATTCATGATATTAACCCTGAAAAAGATAAAGTTGCCCTAAAAAAG GTCACGGATGCTTGCACGGCTTGCTTTGAGCAACGCACGGTATTTACTCAGCAGGTTTTGGAGAAGTCACTTAATCAATTG GTTGACAGAATACCAATTCCTCTTCTTTTTATGAGAACAGTTATTCAAGCGCTTGATGCTTTTCCTGCTTTG GTTGATTTTGTCATGGGAATACTCTCCAGGCTCATCGATAAACAG ATATGGAAAATGCCGAAGCTCTGGGTTGGGTTTTTAAAATTGTCATTCCAGACTCAGCCACGTTCTTTTGATGTCTTATTACAG CTACCTCCACCACAACTTGAATTTATGTTGAATAAATATCCCAATCTTCGGACACCTCTTTCTTCCTTTGTTAATCAGCGGAATATGCATAACACCTTGCCCAG ACAGATTTTGAACATTCTGGGTATTTTTAGTGAAACACAGCAGGCACCGATGGCATTTGTGACAGCTACATTACAAACAGCGGATGCAACCACCTCTCTTCCTGGTGCAACTCTGATGTGA
- the LOC103651305 gene encoding uncharacterized protein LOC103651305: MEFGAGGSRWPLPRGDAAEARPPPPPGDREEVASPRFDSSRALRLLRELGTNVTEDLVVLMPNLLSFLKHDDPATVKQSIASGTNLFPAVLEEMTLQVNKCGKLETWLEDMWACMKQFKDAVCGVMNEPGPIATKLLALKFVETWILCCTPQANSDQVQPTEGKNWRFDTSRSSQFHPSLDPAILEADAHRALLLLLDILRTAYAHRGSFLVGTINSLAAVVKIRPIYYDRVLPVLLDFDPGLETAKGAHSASLRYAVRAAFLGFLRSPHQAMIESKDILVRRLRVLSPGEAMEQNIRQAEKMSRNIERASRASKDESTSWEMPYGDINRKKPAVRSSDTFTTSDGIAKRARFDMSATSNLPVLGLSDYSDMQADNDASVGHSSDPAILNNEVSPVEKMIEMIGALLAEGERGAESLGILVSTVEADVMADIVIETMKHLPEASFHLATNNGVQQLNFKYSSGLVTQNLPANSDSTLFTAQSTPTADGVSISPSDAFVMTSVHDAKRDPRRDPRRLDPRRIVSSSAVNSIQVKMETNSVHQTDNLSNTLYSNSRKAENYSDYQGDLHKNEGEQQSASQPNQTIAKDKLELLDVVTEPEPTFEVEAPVDVRIHSSDVDEDIVKPMSSVVNSLDESDSMDLEVDPFLPAPKAPTPDDTNDDLPIITSQLELSEKGKISINKLAIGRILDDYKKNSFNARFSLLAHLIAQSAADDNIMDLIQRHIIFHSHDQEGYELAMHVLYQLQSISVANSPESSTSTSKHYEKFFISLARSLIDSLPASDKSFSKLLCDAPYLPESLFRLLEDLCMSEDNSQQLKDGDGDRVTQGLGTVWSLILGRPPLRHVCLDIALKCAAHSQDEVRGKAVRLVAKRLYDLTYATEKIEQFAIESLVGVANEHTVDTDINSKSLKESTAEIEVGSQGTSVSGSQIPDTEFSENGPFKTSSVSTKQSAVSVSEAKRRTSLFFALCTKRSSLLQHLFNAYGRSPKVVKQCIHWHMPNLIRNLGPSCPELLNIIHNPPEGSEHLITLTLQTLTEDSNPSADLVAAVKQLYNTKLKDASILIPLLPSFPKEEVLPIFPRLVDLPLERFQDVLARILQGTAHTGPALTPAEVLIAIHDINPEKDKVALKKVTDACTACFEQRTVFTQQVLEKSLNQLVDRIPIPLLFMRTVIQALDAFPALVDFVMGILSRLIDKQIWKMPKLWVGFLKLSFQTQPRSFDVLLQLPPPQLEFMLNKYPNLRTPLSSFVNQRNMHNTLPRQILNILGIFSETQQAPMAFVTATLQTADATTSLPGATLM; encoded by the exons ATTGCTGAGAGAGCTTGGCACAAATGTTACAGAAGATTTGGTTGTGCTGATGCCAAATTTGCTGTCATTTTTGAAGCATGATGATCCTGCGACTGTTAAGCAATCTATAGCTAGTGGGACAAATTTATTTCCTGCTGTATTGGAAGAGATGACACTACAG GTTAACAAGTGCGGAAAACTTGAAACTTGGCTTGAAGACATGTGGGCTTGTATGAAGCAGTTCAAAGATGCAGTCTGTGGTGTGATGAATGAG CCAGGCCCTATTGCAACTAAACTACTTGCTCTAAAGTTTGTGGAAACATGGATTTTGTGTTGCACACCTCAAGCCAACAGTGACCAAGTACAGCCAACTGAGG GAAAAAACTGGAGATTTGATACTTCACGATCATCTCAATTTCATCCTAGCCTTGATCCTGCTATTTTGGAAGCTGATGCACATCGagctctcctcctcctcctggaTATTCTGCGAACAGCTTATGCCCATCGAGGGTCCTTCCTAGTTGGCACCATCAACTC TCTTGCAGCAGTTGTAAAGATCCGACCGATTTACTATGACCGCGTGTTGCCAGTTTTGCTTGATTTTGACCCTGGCTTGGAGACTGCAAAGGGGGCACATTCAGCAAGCCTGCGGTATGCTGTAAGAGCAGCTTTTTTGGGGTTTCTACGGAGTCCCCACCAGGCAATGATTGAG TCTAAAGACATATTGGTAAGGCGGCTGCGTGTTCTCAGCCCTGGTGAGGCAATGGAACAAAATattaggcaggcagagaagatgTCTAGAAATATAGAGCGTGCTTCTCGTGCTAGCAAG GATGAGTCTACATCATGGGAGATGCCTTATGGAGATATAAATCGGAAGAAACCTGCTGTTCGATCAAGTGATACTTTTACTACGTCTGATGGCATAGCTAAGAGAGCAAGATTTGACATGTCTGCCACTTCAAACCTGCCAGTTCTGGGATTGTCTGATTATTCTGATATGCAGGCTGACAATGATGCCAGTGTGGGTCATTCATCCGATCCAGCTATATTGAATAATGAAGTGTCTCCTGTCGAGAAGATGATTGAAATGATTGGCGCTTTGCTTGCTGAAGGAGAAAGAGGAGCTGAATCCTTGGGTATTCTTGTCTCAACAGTAGAGGCAGATGTCATGGCCGACATTGTGATAGAAACAATGAAACATCTACCGGAAGCTTCATTTCATTTAGCAACAAATAACGGTGTCCAGCAACTGAATTTTAAATATTCCTCTGGTCTCGTAACACAAAACCTTCCAGCCAATTCAGACTCCACACTATTCACTGCACAATCTACACCCACAGCAGATGGAGTCAGCATCTCACCATCTGATGCCTTTGTTATGACTAGCGTTCATGATGCTAAGCGTGATCCAAGAAGG GACCCTCGTCGCCTCGATCCGCGTCGGATAGTTTCATCTTCTGCTGTAAATTCGATACAGGTGAAGATGGAAACCAATAGTGTGCATCAAACAGATAATTTGTCGAACACACTCTACTCCAATTCTCGGAAGGCTGAAAACTATTCAGACTATCAAGGAGATTTACACAAAAATGAAGGTGAACAGCAGTCAGCTTCTCAACCTAATCAAACAATTGCCAAAGACAAGTTGGAGCTTCTGGATGTTGTCACTGAACCGGAGCCAACATTTGAAGTCGAGGCACCAGTGGATGTCAGGATTCATTCTTCTGATGTTGATGAAGATATAGTGAAACCCATGTCTTCAGTGGTTAATTCACTTGACGAATCCGATAGCATGGATTTAGAGGTTGACCCCTTTTTACCAGCTCCAAAGGCACCAACACCAGACGACACCAATGATGACTTGCCAATTATTACATCTCAGTTGGAATTAAGTGAAAAAGGGAAAATCTCAATTAACAAACTAGCCATTGGCCGGATACTTGATGATTACAAGAAAAATAGTTTCAATGCCAGATTTTCTTTGCTTGCTCATTTGATCGCGCAG AGTGCTGCTGATGATAACATTATGGATTTGATTCAGAGGCACATTATCTTTCACTCACATGATCAGGAG GGGTATGAACTGGCAATGCATGTGTTGTATCAGCTGCAGAGTATCAGTGTTGCTAATTCACCAGAAAGCTCTACCTCCACCTCTAAACATTACGAGAAGTTCTTTATATCACTT GCGAGGTCCTTGATTGATTCACTGCCTGCTTCAGACAAATCTTTTAGCAAACTTTTATGCGATGCACCATATCTACCTGAGTCTTTGTTTAGATTACTGGAGGATCTTTGCATGTCAGAAGACAACAGCCAACAATTAAAGGATGGAGATGGGGACCGTGTTACCCAAGGCCTGGGAACTGTATGGAGCCTTATCTTGGGTCGGCCTCCGCTTCGCCATGTTTGCTTGGATATTGCTCTGAAG TGTGCTGCCCACTCTCAAGATGAAGTCAGGGGAAAAGCAGTTAGATTG GTTGCAAAAAGGCTCTATGATCTAACATATGCAACAGAAAAAATAGAGCAGTTTGCCATAGAGAGCCTTGTGGGAGTTGCTAATGAGCATACTGTGGACACAGATATTAATTCGAAATCTTTGAAAGAATCGACAGCTGAG ATTGAGGTAGGTAGTCAGGGAACTTCAGTAAGTGGCTCCCAGATCCCAGATACTGAGTTCTCTGAAAATGGGCCATTCAAGACATCATCGGTTTCTACAAAACAGTCAGCAGTATCTGTATCTGAGGCAAAGCGGCGTACTTCTTTGTTCTTTGCACTTTGCACCAAG AGATCTAGTCTTCTTCAACATCTGTTCAATGCTTATGGAAGGTCCCCAAAAGTTGTCAAGCAG TGTATCCATTGGCATATGCCCAACCTTATAAGAAATCTGGGGCCCTCGTGTCCTGAATTGCTGAACATTATTCATAATCCACCTGAAGGCAGTGAACATCTTATTACCTTG ACACTGCAAACATTGACTGAAGATTCAAATCCCTCAGCTGACCTAGTTGCTGCTGTTAAACAATTATATAATACCAAGCTGAAG GATGCATCTATTCTGATTCCCTTACTGCCTTCATTTCCAAAGGAGGAG GTATTGCCTATATTTCCTAGGCTAGTTGATCTCCCGCTTGAGAGATTCCAAGACGTACTTGCTCGGATATTGCAG GGAACTGCTCATACTGGTCCAGCATTGACTCCTGCTGAAGTTCTCATTGCAATTCATGATATTAACCCTGAAAAAGATAAAGTTGCCCTAAAAAAG GTCACGGATGCTTGCACGGCTTGCTTTGAGCAACGCACGGTATTTACTCAGCAGGTTTTGGAGAAGTCACTTAATCAATTG GTTGACAGAATACCAATTCCTCTTCTTTTTATGAGAACAGTTATTCAAGCGCTTGATGCTTTTCCTGCTTTG GTTGATTTTGTCATGGGAATACTCTCCAGGCTCATCGATAAACAG ATATGGAAAATGCCGAAGCTCTGGGTTGGGTTTTTAAAATTGTCATTCCAGACTCAGCCACGTTCTTTTGATGTCTTATTACAG CTACCTCCACCACAACTTGAATTTATGTTGAATAAATATCCCAATCTTCGGACACCTCTTTCTTCCTTTGTTAATCAGCGGAATATGCATAACACCTTGCCCAG ACAGATTTTGAACATTCTGGGTATTTTTAGTGAAACACAGCAGGCACCGATGGCATTTGTGACAGCTACATTACAAACAGCGGATGCAACCACCTCTCTTCCTGGTGCAACTCTGATGTGA